The following proteins are co-located in the Vibrio astriarenae genome:
- a CDS encoding ParA family protein, with amino-acid sequence MKREQTIENLYELAEQTQQVQADRIEIILEERNDDHFPPMSKALMETRSGLTRRKLDEAITKLEAEGHQFTKNNANHYSISLQEAHMLMDAAGVPKFHERKKNQDNKPWIINVQNQKGGTGKSMTAVHLAACMALNLDKRYRICLIDLDPQGSLRLFLNPEISVAEHDNIYSAVDIMLDNVPEETEVDLDFLRKSVLLPTQYPNLKTVSAFPEDAMFNAEAWQSLSQNQSLDIVKLLKEKLIDKIADDFDVIMIDTGPHVDPLVWNAMYASNALLIPCAAKRLDWASTVNFFQHLPTVYEMFPEDWNGLEFVRLMPTMFEDDNKKQVSVLTEMNYLLGDQVMMATIPRSRAFETCADTYSTVFDLTTGDFEGGKKTLATAQDSVQKSALELERVLHGHWSSLNKG; translated from the coding sequence ATGAAAAGAGAACAAACAATTGAGAACTTGTACGAACTAGCGGAACAGACGCAACAAGTTCAAGCGGATCGCATTGAAATTATCTTAGAAGAGCGTAATGACGATCATTTTCCTCCAATGTCAAAGGCATTAATGGAAACACGCTCTGGTCTTACTCGACGTAAATTAGATGAGGCGATCACAAAACTGGAAGCGGAAGGGCACCAGTTTACCAAAAACAATGCCAACCATTATTCTATCTCTTTGCAAGAAGCGCATATGCTTATGGATGCGGCAGGTGTACCTAAGTTTCATGAGCGTAAAAAAAACCAAGACAACAAGCCTTGGATTATTAACGTCCAAAACCAAAAAGGTGGTACGGGTAAATCCATGACGGCCGTTCATTTGGCTGCTTGTATGGCGCTAAACCTCGATAAACGTTACCGTATCTGTCTTATCGATTTGGATCCGCAAGGCTCATTACGCCTGTTCTTGAATCCTGAAATCAGTGTGGCAGAACACGATAACATCTATTCTGCCGTTGATATCATGTTGGATAACGTACCGGAAGAAACAGAAGTTGACTTAGATTTCTTACGCAAATCAGTGTTATTACCGACACAGTATCCAAACCTAAAGACGGTTTCAGCTTTCCCTGAAGATGCGATGTTTAATGCTGAAGCGTGGCAAAGCTTGTCGCAAAACCAGTCGCTCGATATCGTAAAACTACTTAAAGAGAAGTTGATTGATAAGATAGCTGACGACTTTGATGTGATCATGATTGATACAGGCCCTCACGTAGACCCATTAGTTTGGAATGCGATGTACGCGTCAAACGCACTATTAATTCCATGCGCCGCGAAGCGCTTGGACTGGGCATCAACAGTTAATTTCTTCCAGCACTTACCCACCGTTTACGAAATGTTCCCAGAAGATTGGAATGGTCTTGAGTTCGTGCGCTTGATGCCAACCATGTTTGAAGATGACAACAAAAAACAGGTATCAGTGCTCACAGAGATGAACTATCTGCTGGGTGACCAGGTGATGATGGCAACTATTCCTCGCAGCCGTGCATTCGAAACATGTGCAGATACTTACAGTACGGTATTTGACCTTACT